The proteins below are encoded in one region of Terriglobales bacterium:
- the rpoB gene encoding DNA-directed RNA polymerase subunit beta, which yields MSNKNSKVVRGRLDFAKIPAALQIPNLIEVQKRSYDRFLQMDRLPAEREDTGLQAVFQSVFPITDFRNVSQLDFVDYAIGNWECKCGHLKGLHHLRTTCKNCGSTVITDPFHPGDVLCAKCGTYNANTPDFCGKCGDPVGMQLKYDVVECEERGMTYSAPLKVTIRLTIFEKDPETGERSIRDIKEQEVFFGDVPLMTSNGTFVINGTERVIVSQLHRSPGVFFETANNRTYFLGKIIPYRGSWVEFEYDLKNVLYVRIDRKRKFLGTIFLRALGLRTDEDILRTFYTVDRIALRDKKLFWQVEPTGEKPTHLVGARPAHRVTSKSGDEIVHSGRKINASALKELQKAKIGEVEVEATELEGAWTVADVVDTSSGEVLLEANSEITSDKLLKLMDAGVTELQVFFPERDEVGVMISHTLRKDSVKTPQEALIEIYRKLRPGDPPTLDTATSLFHGMFFDPRKYDFSRVGRLKFNIKLFDNAEATNLDNRTLEPEDFYATIRYLLKLRRNLGTVDDIDHLGNRRVRAVGELLENQFRIGLVRMERAIKEKMSVYQEMSTAMPHDLVNAKPVMAAIREFFGSSQLSQFMDQTNPLSEITHKRRLSALGPGGLSRERAGFEVRDVHPTHYGRICPIETPEGPNIGLISSLSCYARINDYGFIESPYRKVKNGKVLDYVTIINAGDSDYKVGEHVEKREADRTNAELKEKRRRQAEYEPYSFYLSAWEEDRHVIAQANVELDEHGRLTQELVNARKAGNFVLVQRDEVDYVDVSPKQLVSVAASLVPFLEHDDANRALMGANMQRQSVPLLRAEAPLVGTGMEGVTARDSGAVVLARRAGIVDSVDSERIIVRVEGEHHPGQLSREVGSDIYQLTKFKRSNQNTCINQKPVVKKGERVEKGTVIADGPCTDRGELALGRNVLVAFMPWRGYNFEDAILVSEKLVREDYYTSVHIEEFEIEARDTKLGPEEITRDIPNVSESALRDLDESGVIRIGATVKPGDILVGKVTPKGETQLTPEEKLLRAIFGEKAGDVRDASLTCPPGIEGTVVDVKIFSRKGQEKDERAKAIEAAQIEKLEKNLADEIRILTDERLKRLEAVLGGKEVQADLHDERTNKRLLTKGTILDRDTIERIATRNLKRIKFADKDPRVNEQIDEIEEMTSRQIDVLRKIMREREEKLRKGDELPPGVIKLVKVYIAMKRKLSVGDKMAGRHGNKGVIARILPEEDMPYLADGTPVEIVLNPLGVPSRMNVGQILETHLGWAAHELGGRIRRLMEENSKAEAVRRELKQIFKGSAFLDAIAEMDDDELEALAASMTRGVFFSSPVFDGARETEIKSLLKEAGLPESGKVELYDGMTGNKFEQPVTVGYIYMLKLSHLVDDKIHARSIGPYSLITQQPLGGKAQFGGQRFGEMEVWALEAYGAAYILQELLTAKSDDVYGRTKIYEAIVKGEAAIEPGVPESFNVLIRELQSLCLDVELLKMHNGRKAPAPAAAD from the coding sequence ATGTCGAACAAGAACAGCAAGGTAGTGCGCGGGCGGCTGGATTTCGCCAAGATCCCGGCCGCTCTCCAGATCCCCAATCTGATCGAAGTGCAGAAGCGCAGCTATGACCGCTTTCTGCAGATGGACCGGCTGCCGGCGGAGCGCGAGGACACGGGCCTGCAGGCGGTGTTCCAGTCGGTGTTCCCCATCACCGACTTCCGCAACGTGTCGCAACTGGATTTTGTGGACTACGCCATCGGGAACTGGGAGTGCAAGTGCGGCCACCTGAAGGGGCTGCACCACCTGCGCACCACGTGCAAGAACTGCGGCTCGACGGTGATCACCGACCCGTTCCACCCCGGGGATGTGCTGTGCGCGAAGTGCGGCACGTACAACGCCAACACGCCCGATTTCTGCGGCAAGTGCGGCGACCCGGTGGGCATGCAGCTCAAGTACGACGTGGTGGAGTGCGAAGAGCGGGGCATGACCTACAGCGCGCCGCTGAAGGTCACCATCCGCCTGACCATCTTCGAGAAGGATCCGGAGACGGGCGAGCGCTCGATCCGCGACATCAAGGAACAGGAAGTGTTCTTCGGCGATGTGCCCCTGATGACCTCGAACGGAACCTTCGTCATCAACGGGACCGAGCGAGTGATCGTGAGCCAGTTGCACCGCTCGCCGGGCGTGTTCTTCGAGACCGCCAACAACCGGACCTACTTTTTGGGAAAGATCATCCCCTACCGCGGGTCGTGGGTGGAGTTCGAATACGACCTGAAGAACGTGCTGTATGTGCGCATCGACCGCAAGCGGAAGTTCCTGGGCACCATCTTCCTGCGGGCGCTGGGGCTGCGCACGGATGAGGACATCCTGCGCACGTTCTACACCGTGGACCGCATCGCGCTGCGCGACAAGAAGCTGTTCTGGCAGGTGGAGCCGACGGGCGAAAAGCCGACGCACCTGGTGGGAGCGCGGCCGGCGCACCGGGTGACGTCGAAGTCGGGCGACGAGATCGTGCATTCGGGGCGCAAGATCAACGCCAGCGCGCTCAAGGAACTGCAGAAGGCGAAGATCGGAGAGGTCGAGGTCGAAGCCACGGAGCTGGAGGGCGCCTGGACGGTGGCCGACGTGGTGGACACCTCGAGCGGCGAAGTCCTGCTGGAAGCCAACTCCGAAATCACCAGCGACAAGCTGCTGAAGCTGATGGACGCCGGGGTGACCGAACTGCAGGTGTTTTTCCCGGAGCGCGACGAGGTGGGGGTGATGATCAGCCACACCCTGCGCAAGGACTCGGTGAAGACGCCGCAGGAAGCGCTGATCGAGATCTACCGCAAGCTGCGGCCGGGCGATCCGCCCACGCTGGATACGGCGACCTCGCTGTTCCACGGCATGTTCTTCGACCCGCGCAAGTACGATTTTTCGCGGGTGGGCCGGCTGAAGTTCAACATCAAGCTGTTCGACAACGCCGAAGCCACGAACCTGGACAACCGGACGCTGGAGCCCGAGGACTTCTACGCCACCATCCGCTACCTGCTGAAGCTGCGGCGGAACCTGGGGACGGTGGACGACATCGACCACCTGGGCAACCGGCGCGTGCGCGCGGTCGGCGAGCTGCTGGAGAACCAGTTCCGCATCGGGCTGGTGCGCATGGAGCGCGCCATCAAGGAAAAGATGAGCGTGTACCAGGAGATGTCGACGGCCATGCCGCACGACCTGGTGAACGCCAAGCCGGTGATGGCGGCCATCCGCGAGTTCTTCGGATCGAGCCAGCTCTCGCAGTTCATGGACCAGACCAACCCGCTGTCAGAGATCACCCACAAGCGGCGGCTCTCGGCGCTGGGTCCGGGCGGGCTTTCGCGCGAGCGCGCCGGGTTCGAAGTGCGCGACGTGCACCCGACGCACTACGGGCGCATCTGCCCCATCGAGACGCCGGAGGGCCCGAACATCGGCCTGATTTCGTCACTGAGCTGCTACGCCCGCATCAACGACTACGGGTTCATCGAGTCGCCCTATCGCAAGGTGAAGAACGGCAAGGTGCTGGACTACGTGACCATCATCAACGCCGGCGACAGCGACTACAAGGTGGGCGAGCACGTGGAGAAGCGCGAAGCCGACCGAACCAACGCCGAGCTGAAGGAGAAACGGCGGCGGCAGGCGGAGTACGAGCCGTATTCCTTCTATCTCTCGGCGTGGGAGGAGGACCGGCACGTCATCGCGCAGGCGAACGTGGAGCTGGATGAGCACGGCCGCCTGACGCAGGAGCTGGTGAACGCGCGCAAGGCGGGGAACTTCGTGCTGGTGCAGCGCGACGAGGTGGACTACGTGGACGTCAGCCCGAAGCAACTGGTATCGGTGGCGGCGTCGCTGGTGCCCTTCCTGGAGCACGATGACGCCAACCGCGCGCTGATGGGCGCCAACATGCAACGGCAGTCGGTGCCGCTGCTGCGGGCGGAAGCGCCGCTGGTGGGCACGGGCATGGAGGGCGTGACGGCGCGCGATTCGGGCGCGGTGGTGCTGGCGCGGCGCGCGGGCATCGTCGATTCGGTGGACTCCGAGCGCATCATCGTGCGCGTGGAGGGCGAGCACCATCCCGGGCAGCTCTCGCGCGAAGTGGGTTCGGACATCTACCAGCTCACCAAGTTCAAGCGCTCCAACCAGAACACCTGCATCAACCAGAAGCCGGTGGTGAAGAAAGGCGAGCGCGTGGAGAAGGGCACGGTCATCGCCGACGGCCCCTGCACCGACCGCGGCGAACTGGCGCTGGGGCGCAATGTCCTGGTGGCCTTCATGCCGTGGCGCGGATACAACTTCGAGGACGCCATCCTGGTGAGCGAGAAGCTGGTCCGCGAGGACTACTACACGTCGGTGCACATCGAGGAGTTCGAGATCGAAGCGCGCGACACCAAGCTGGGACCGGAGGAGATCACGCGCGACATCCCGAACGTGAGCGAATCGGCGCTGCGCGACCTGGATGAGAGCGGCGTGATCCGCATCGGGGCGACGGTGAAGCCGGGCGACATCCTGGTGGGCAAAGTGACGCCCAAGGGCGAGACCCAGCTCACCCCGGAAGAGAAACTGCTGCGCGCCATCTTCGGCGAGAAAGCCGGGGACGTGCGCGACGCATCGCTGACCTGCCCGCCGGGCATCGAGGGCACGGTAGTGGACGTGAAAATCTTCTCCCGCAAAGGGCAGGAGAAGGACGAGCGTGCCAAGGCCATCGAGGCGGCGCAGATCGAGAAGCTGGAGAAGAACCTGGCGGACGAGATCCGCATTCTGACCGACGAGCGGCTGAAGCGGCTGGAAGCGGTGCTGGGCGGCAAGGAAGTCCAGGCGGACCTGCACGACGAGCGCACCAACAAGCGGCTGCTGACGAAAGGCACCATTCTCGATCGCGACACCATCGAGCGCATCGCGACGCGGAACCTGAAGCGTATCAAGTTCGCCGACAAGGATCCGCGGGTGAACGAGCAGATCGATGAGATCGAGGAGATGACGTCGCGGCAGATCGACGTGCTGCGCAAGATCATGCGGGAGCGGGAAGAGAAACTGCGCAAGGGCGATGAGCTGCCGCCGGGCGTCATCAAGCTGGTGAAGGTGTACATCGCCATGAAGCGCAAGCTGAGCGTGGGCGACAAGATGGCCGGCCGCCACGGGAACAAGGGCGTGATCGCGCGCATCCTGCCGGAAGAGGACATGCCGTACCTGGCTGACGGGACGCCGGTGGAGATCGTGCTCAACCCGCTGGGCGTGCCCAGCCGCATGAACGTGGGGCAGATCCTGGAGACGCATCTGGGCTGGGCGGCGCACGAGCTGGGCGGGCGCATCCGCAGGCTGATGGAGGAGAACTCGAAGGCGGAAGCGGTGCGGCGCGAGCTGAAACAGATCTTCAAGGGCAGCGCGTTCCTGGACGCCATTGCGGAGATGGACGACGACGAGCTGGAAGCGCTGGCCGCGAGCATGACGCGGGGCGTGTTCTTCTCCTCGCCGGTGTTCGACGGCGCGCGCGAGACGGAGATCAAGTCGCTGCTGAAGGAGGCGGGGCTGCCGGAATCGGGGAAGGTGGAACTGTACGACGGCATGACCGGCAACAAGTTCGAACAGCCGGTCACGGTGGGCTACATCTACATGCTCAAGCTGTCGCACCTGGTGGACGACAAGATCCACGCGCGCTCCATCGGGCCGTATTCGCTGATCACGCAGCAGCCGCTGGGCGGCAAGGCGCAGTTCGGCGGGCAGCGCTTCGGCGAGATGGAGGTGTGGGCGCTGGAGGCGTACGGGGCGGCCTACATCCTGCAGGAACTGCTGACGGCGAAGTCCGACGACGTGTACGGCCGCACCAAGATCTACGAGGCCATCGTCAAGGGCGAGGCGGCCATCGAGCCGGGCGTGCCGGAGTCGTTCAACGTGCTCATCCGCGAATTACAGTCGCTGTGTCTGGACGTGGAGCTGCTGAAGATGCACAACGGCCGCAAGGCGCCCGCACCGGCTGCCGCAGACTAG
- the rpoC gene encoding DNA-directed RNA polymerase subunit beta', translating to MFRSNPYDIGHMTADFDAIRISLASPEKIRSWSHGEVTKPETINYRTFKPERDGLFCARIFGPVTDWECLCGKYKRMKHRGVICDKCGVEVTLSKVRRERLGHIELASPCSHVWFFKGLPSRIGHLLDISLRDLESVLYFEAYVVVEAGDAPVKEKEVLREEQRYRELDQQYRPTGFKAMMGAEAIKELLKRVDVEELSTELRDKMKHESSLQKRLKHAKRLKVVEAFRKSGNRPQWMILDVIPVIPPELRPLVPLDGGRFATSDLNDLYRRVINRNNRLKKLMDLHAPEVIVRNEKRMLQEAVDALFDNGRRGRVLRGANNRPLKSLSDTLKGKQGRFRQNLLGKRVDYSGRSVIVVGPELKLHQCGLPKKMALELFKPFIYHRLEQTGHCTTIKQAKELVEMQESVVWDILEEVIKDHPVLLNRAPTLHRLGIQAFEPVLVEGKAIKIHPLVCTAFNADFDGDQMAVHIPLSPEAQVEASVLMLSSHNILSPASGQPITVPTQDMVLGLYYLTKAKPGAKGEGRAFANIDEVLLALEAGEVETLTPIRLRYTGPVLDLTTAYDDQDVLHTEPVQYERQYIKTTVGRAILNDHLPREANGTPRMPFINGLLKKKGIGQLVNYCYLRFGLETTVKMLDEIKELGFLYATRAGLSIGIDDMVIPEHKAKLVSEAQKQVIGVQQQYLDGAITNGERYNKVIEIWSAITEKVADEMFSVMQDQDRSGQINPIYIMADSGARGSKQQIRQLSGMRGLMAKPSGEIIETPITANFREGLTVLQYFISTHGARKGLADTALKTADSGYLTRRLVDVAQDVIVSEVDCGTLDGIYVGSIVESGEIIEPLRDRIVGRVSLEKIKDYEGNVIVDVNQEITEELAGNIQAAGIEKVKIRSVLTCESKRGVCVMCYGRNLAGGRLVELGEAVGVIAAQSIGEPGTQLTMRTFHIGGTASRVSEQSRLEAKNNGIVRFQNLQAVRSKDGTLVVMNRTGSITIVDEKGREKERYSVVYGAKVKVEDNQEVTLGQVLVEWDPYTFSILTEIGGAVQYKDLEEGLTLHEEVDEVTGLSRHVVTDTQDEKRQPAVIIKGKTAKRYLMPSRAHLMVAEGDTVYPGDVLAKIPRETTKTKDITGGLPRVVELFEARKPRETAVISEIDGVVKFGEISKGTRKVYVINENGTQKEYSLPRGVHVNVQEGERVRAGEPLMDGPLNPHDILAVLGEKELQAYLVNEIQEVYRLQGVTISDKHIEVIVRQMMRWVKVEDVGDTQFLLDQQVDKFRFREENERVIASGGRPATGRPLLLGITKASLSTESFISAASFQETTRVLTEASIQGAVDHLRGLKENVIVGRLIPAGTGMEYYRNVRLSPELEEAAAKVQEEVSAAYEEAERALELLRQEGDGEGEELAAE from the coding sequence TTGTTCCGCTCGAATCCGTACGACATCGGACACATGACCGCCGACTTCGACGCCATCCGCATCAGCCTGGCCTCGCCGGAGAAGATCCGGAGCTGGTCGCACGGCGAGGTGACCAAGCCGGAGACGATCAATTACCGCACCTTCAAGCCGGAGCGGGACGGGCTGTTCTGCGCCCGCATCTTCGGCCCGGTGACCGACTGGGAATGTTTGTGCGGCAAGTACAAGCGCATGAAGCACCGCGGGGTGATCTGCGACAAGTGCGGCGTGGAGGTGACGCTCTCCAAGGTGCGCCGCGAGCGCCTGGGCCACATCGAGCTGGCCTCGCCCTGCTCACACGTGTGGTTCTTCAAGGGACTTCCCAGCCGCATCGGGCACCTGCTGGATATCTCCCTGCGCGATTTGGAGTCGGTGCTGTACTTCGAGGCTTACGTGGTGGTGGAGGCGGGTGACGCCCCGGTGAAGGAAAAGGAAGTGCTGCGCGAGGAGCAGCGCTACCGCGAACTGGACCAGCAGTACCGTCCCACGGGCTTCAAGGCCATGATGGGCGCCGAGGCGATCAAAGAGCTGCTCAAGCGGGTGGACGTGGAGGAGCTTTCCACCGAACTGCGCGACAAGATGAAGCACGAGTCGTCGCTGCAGAAGCGCCTGAAGCACGCCAAGCGTCTGAAAGTGGTGGAGGCCTTCCGCAAGAGCGGCAACCGGCCGCAGTGGATGATCCTGGATGTGATCCCGGTGATCCCGCCGGAGCTGCGCCCGCTGGTGCCCCTGGACGGCGGGCGGTTCGCCACCAGCGACCTGAACGACCTCTACCGGCGCGTCATCAACCGCAACAACCGGCTGAAGAAGCTGATGGACCTGCACGCGCCGGAAGTGATCGTGCGCAACGAGAAGCGCATGCTGCAGGAGGCGGTGGACGCGCTGTTCGATAACGGCCGCCGCGGCCGCGTGTTGCGCGGCGCCAACAACCGCCCGCTCAAGTCGCTTTCGGACACACTCAAGGGCAAGCAGGGCCGCTTCCGCCAGAACCTGCTGGGCAAGCGCGTGGATTACAGCGGCCGTTCTGTGATTGTGGTGGGGCCGGAGCTGAAGCTGCACCAGTGCGGCCTGCCCAAGAAAATGGCGCTGGAGCTGTTCAAGCCCTTCATCTACCACCGGCTGGAACAGACCGGCCATTGCACCACCATCAAGCAAGCGAAGGAACTGGTGGAGATGCAGGAGTCAGTGGTCTGGGACATCCTGGAGGAGGTCATCAAGGACCACCCGGTGCTGCTCAACCGCGCGCCCACGCTGCACCGCCTGGGCATCCAGGCGTTCGAGCCCGTGTTGGTGGAGGGCAAGGCGATCAAGATCCACCCGCTGGTGTGCACCGCGTTCAACGCCGATTTCGACGGCGACCAGATGGCGGTGCACATCCCGCTCTCGCCGGAGGCGCAGGTGGAGGCGAGTGTGCTCATGCTCTCCTCGCACAACATCCTGTCGCCGGCGTCGGGCCAGCCCATCACTGTGCCGACGCAGGACATGGTGCTCGGCCTCTACTACCTGACCAAGGCCAAGCCGGGGGCCAAGGGCGAAGGCCGGGCGTTTGCGAATATCGACGAGGTGCTGCTGGCTCTGGAGGCGGGCGAGGTGGAAACCCTCACGCCCATCCGGCTGCGCTACACCGGGCCGGTGCTCGACCTGACCACCGCCTACGACGACCAGGACGTGCTGCACACCGAGCCGGTGCAATACGAGCGGCAGTACATCAAGACCACGGTCGGCCGGGCCATCCTGAACGACCATCTGCCCAGGGAAGCGAACGGCACGCCGAGGATGCCCTTCATCAACGGCCTGTTGAAGAAGAAGGGCATCGGGCAACTGGTGAACTACTGCTACCTGCGCTTCGGTTTGGAGACCACGGTGAAGATGCTGGATGAGATCAAGGAGCTCGGGTTCCTGTACGCCACCCGGGCCGGCCTTTCCATCGGCATCGACGACATGGTGATTCCGGAGCACAAGGCGAAGCTGGTGAGCGAGGCGCAGAAGCAGGTGATCGGCGTCCAGCAGCAGTACCTGGACGGCGCCATCACCAACGGCGAGCGCTACAACAAGGTCATCGAGATCTGGTCGGCGATCACGGAGAAAGTGGCCGACGAGATGTTCTCGGTGATGCAGGACCAGGACCGCTCCGGCCAGATCAACCCGATTTACATCATGGCGGATTCCGGGGCCCGGGGTTCGAAGCAGCAGATCCGGCAGCTCTCCGGCATGCGCGGGCTGATGGCCAAGCCTTCGGGCGAGATCATCGAGACGCCCATCACGGCGAACTTCCGCGAAGGACTGACCGTGCTGCAGTACTTCATCTCGACGCACGGCGCGCGCAAAGGCCTGGCGGACACGGCGCTGAAAACGGCCGACTCCGGCTACCTGACGCGGCGCCTGGTGGACGTGGCCCAGGACGTGATCGTCAGCGAAGTGGATTGCGGCACGCTGGACGGCATCTACGTGGGCTCGATCGTCGAGTCCGGCGAAATCATCGAGCCCCTGCGCGACCGCATCGTAGGCCGGGTCTCGCTGGAGAAGATCAAGGACTACGAAGGCAACGTCATCGTGGACGTGAACCAGGAGATCACCGAGGAGCTGGCCGGCAACATTCAGGCCGCGGGCATCGAGAAGGTGAAGATCCGCTCGGTGCTGACCTGCGAGTCCAAGCGGGGCGTGTGCGTGATGTGCTACGGGCGCAATCTGGCGGGCGGCCGCCTGGTGGAGCTGGGCGAGGCCGTGGGCGTGATTGCGGCGCAGTCCATCGGCGAGCCCGGCACGCAGCTCACCATGCGCACCTTCCACATCGGCGGCACGGCGTCGCGGGTATCGGAGCAGTCGCGCCTGGAGGCCAAGAACAACGGCATCGTGCGCTTCCAGAACCTGCAGGCCGTGCGCTCCAAGGACGGCACCCTGGTGGTGATGAACCGCACCGGCTCCATCACCATCGTGGACGAGAAGGGCCGCGAGAAGGAGCGCTACTCGGTGGTGTACGGCGCCAAGGTCAAGGTGGAGGACAACCAGGAGGTCACGCTCGGCCAGGTGCTGGTGGAGTGGGATCCCTACACCTTCTCCATCCTGACGGAGATCGGCGGCGCCGTCCAATACAAGGACCTGGAAGAGGGCCTCACCCTGCACGAGGAAGTCGACGAAGTCACCGGCCTCTCGCGCCACGTGGTGACCGACACCCAGGATGAGAAGCGCCAGCCGGCGGTGATCATCAAGGGCAAGACGGCCAAGCGCTACCTGATGCCGTCGCGCGCCCACCTGATGGTGGCCGAAGGCGACACGGTGTATCCGGGCGACGTGCTGGCCAAGATCCCGCGCGAAACCACCAAGACCAAGGACATCACCGGCGGTCTGCCGCGGGTGGTGGAACTGTTCGAGGCCCGCAAGCCGCGCGAGACGGCGGTGATCAGCGAGATCGACGGCGTGGTGAAGTTCGGCGAGATCAGCAAAGGCACGCGCAAGGTGTACGTGATCAACGAGAACGGAACCCAGAAGGAGTACTCGCTCCCGCGCGGCGTGCACGTGAACGTGCAGGAGGGCGAGCGCGTACGGGCCGGCGAGCCGCTGATGGACGGCCCGCTCAACCCGCATGACATCCTGGCGGTGCTGGGCGAGAAGGAGCTGCAGGCCTACCTGGTGAACGAGATTCAGGAGGTCTACCGGCTGCAGGGCGTCACCATCAGCGACAAGCACATCGAAGTGATCGTGCGTCAGATGATGCGCTGGGTGAAGGTGGAGGACGTGGGCGACACCCAGTTCCTGCTGGACCAGCAGGTGGACAAGTTCCGCTTCCGCGAGGAGAACGAGCGGGTGATCGCTTCCGGCGGCCGCCCGGCGACGGGACGTCCGTTGCTGCTGGGCATCACCAAGGCGTCGCTCTCGACCGAGTCCTTCATCTCGGCCGCCTCCTTCCAGGAGACC